The DNA region GGGATCGAGACCACGAACCCCTGCCCCCACGCTACTTCTACGACATCCACGGCAACATGACCCAGATGCCCCACCTGCCAGTAATGGAGTGGGACTTTAAAGACCAGCTTCAAGCGACTCAGAAACAGGTGGTCAACCCTGGCAATGGTGCCGAAAAGACCTACTACGTTTACGATGCGGGCGGACAACGGGTGCGGAAAGTGACGGAACGCGCTAACGGCACCCGCAAAAATGAGCGCCTTTATCTCGGTGGGTTTGAACTCTATCGGGAATATGACGGCAGCGGCAACACCCCCACCCTGGAGCGGGAAACGCTGCACATGATGGATGACCAGCAGCGGATTGCCCTGGTGGAAACCCAGACGCTGGAACGGCAAGACAACGGCACGGTGGATACGGTACCCGAATCTGTCATCCGCTACCAGGTGAACAATCATTTAGGCTCCGCCAGCCTGGAGCTGGATGCCGCTGGAGCAATTATTTCTTACGAAGAATACTACCCCTACGGCAGCACCTCTTACCAGGCGGGGCGTAGTGGGACAGAGGTGAGTTTAAAACGGTATCGGTATACGGGGAAAGAGCGGGATGAGGAGAGTGGGTTGTACTATCACGGGGCGCGGTATTATGCGGCGTGGTTGGGGAGGTGGACAAGTTGCGATCCTGCTGGCATATATACAAGCACTAATGTTTACCAGTATGTAGCATCAAATCCAATAAGCTTGAAAGATCCGTCTGGCACGCAAGAAGAAGTAAGCACTTTGGAAAGAGAAGCACTGTGGGCTACGTATTTTCGACCAGTATACGCTTCTAGACGGGTAGCAGAGTTTGTCAAGAATTTACGAAATAAGGACATCTTTTATGGAATAGCCTCTAAATATAGGGGCGAAAAATTTCAGCCTTCTTCTACATACTGGACTAGATCTTCATTTCAAAGGCTTAAAAAATCTCAGGGTAAGGAAGCGGGTAAGTTAGGTAAGTTACCTGAACTTTGGACTCCTGAGAAAAGCCCCTCACAATTAATCTCAGAAGTTGAGGCGACAGGAAAACGCATGGAGATGAGCTGCATTGGATTATTACTATTAGCAGTAGCTCGTTACTATGAAGAAATGCATGATCGCGAAACGTATGTCGAGATTGAAAAAGAAGTACGTGAATCGATAGGACAGGGGAAACCGGTTCCAGAAGGCAGAGGCAACGTACTTTTGCGTAAACTAGTAGAGAAAGGCTGGTACACTTTCTACTTAAATAAGATAGATCCAGAGCATAGATCTGTTGAGAAAAATAAACAAGTTCCTCCAAAGGGGGAATCTTCTAAGCCAGTTAAAGGTATAAGCGGAGACTTGATTTCAGTTGAAACTCCGGTGCATTTTATAAGCAAACCAGAAAGGCTAAAAGAACTCCTCGCATATGTACCATTTGCTGTTGGAATTACCAAGAGTTCCGATCCCCAGGGAGGTTGGGGTTATCATACATTTTTAGTGATTAATGGCAAAGTATATCAAGCTCTCTGGAAAGAAGAGAGCCACGTTATTGGAGAAAAAGATTTTGAAAAGTTTGTCCGAGGATGGGAAGCTCTTACCATTGCAATTCCACCTGGTTTTTTGCCGTTCAATATGCCTCTTGTTTATCCAGTTGATGTTAGCGTGGTAGAACCTGAAGGGCATTCTCCGGATTTAGACGCTCCGCTCAAGCATTAGAGTGGTTGGCTCTTCTGGGTATATGGTGATAAGCCAGCCTAATGTCTGGGCGCATCAAGGCTTTCAGGCATTTCAAAAGATTTGAATCGTATACTGCTATACAATTTCAGCCGCAAACCCAGAAGAGCCGAGTGGTTTCAATTTTCTTTGGGATAAGTTGATGCAGATATAGCAATCCCAAGTCAGTTGTGAGAATCTAAAGAGGATTCAAACATGGTTACGGATGGTTCTATGTTAGAAGACCTGACTGACTTCATTGACTCCAACCCGGATGCGCGTGAACTCAAACGAGCAGTAGCAGTCCAGATGTTTTTCAAAGGGTATCAGCATCGAGAGATTGGGGAGAGTATCGGGGTGAGTTCAGGCTTCATTAGCAAATGGACTGGGATTTACGAACGGTTGGGGGTATTGGGGTTGAAACTGGGGTATCCCGGATCAATCGGGTATCTAGAACCGGAACAACGGCAAGCCGTGATTGCTTGGTTGAAGCGCAAGAATTACTGGCATCTGGGAGAACTGCAAGCGTACATTGAAGCGGAGTATGAGGTGGTGTTTGGCTCCAAGCAAAGTTACTACACCTTGTTTGAGCAAGCAGGGATGAGCTGGAAGAAAACGCAACCGCGCAATCCCAAAGCAGACCCGGAGTTAGTAGAGAAAAAACCAGGAGATTAGGGCCTGGTTGGAAGCGCATCGGCAGGAGATCGTCTCTGGAGGCTTGGTGGTCTTCTTTGAGGACGAATGCCACCTGCTCTGGGGGGACCTGTGTGGTTATGTGTGGGGCAAAACCAACGAACGCATTGAACTGCCCATCACCAACGAACGCCTCAAGCAGACCTATTATGGAGCCATTGATCTTTACACCCAACGTTGTCTGATTCAGCCGATGGAGAAAGGCAATTCCGAGAGTACGATTGCCTTTCTCAAGTATTTGCTGGCTCAATGTCCCACCTCTCGGATTGCTCTCATTGGGGATGGGGCCACCTACCACCGTTCTCAAGCCGTCAAAGACTACTTAGAATGGGTCAATCAGGGACTCGATGAGTCCGACTGGAAAATCACTTGCCTTCGCTTTGCTCCGAATAACCCGAAGCAGAATCCGATTGAAGATATTTGGTTACAGGCAAAGCGATTTATTCGAGAGTACTACCATTTGTGTCAATCGTTTAATGCTGTTAAATTCCTCTTTGAGTTTGTGACTCACCGCCAAGTCTTTAACTTTGCCAAGCTTTTTACCTACGGCTGTTTCTCACAACTCATTTAGGATCGCTATAGTGTGATCGCTGCTTTTGGAGGGTGTATTCACGAAGTGCGATCGCCCATCAAAAATCATGGATGGTGCTTGCGATCGCGTTGCTGTAAGAACAAGCGATGGGGAGTGCGATCGCCCACTGAAGCCTCCAAAGATGAATCCCGACTGCGATCGCAAACCAATGACCGAATCGATGGCTCTCGTTTGCGATCGCACTGTAAAAAACAGCTGAGGGGAGGTGCGATCGCCCCTGAAACCTCCAGGGATGAATCCTGGTTGCGATCGCGCGCTAAAATTACAGTATTGCGGGTGCGATGCGAAAAAGATGGCTTTGAGGAGAGGCAGCAAAAGCTGAGAAAAGACAGGATATGCACAATGATCGGTGCAGAGTGAAAAAACATCCTGTCTCTAGTGAATATGAATATACCTGCAACCCTGGATCTCAACCAAGCCATTGAAACATTTAAGCAAACCATTGCCCCACTGCTGGCCGTGGGGGAAATTTCCAGTTGGGATGGAGTGGCGTTGAAAGCACGGGAGGAGGCAATCCGCGCCGCGGCTCTGGTGCTAGCCGGCCAGGTGATTGCCCTGCTGCTGCACGAACTCAGTGAGCATCCAGATAGCCAACGAGAAGCCAACCAACGGACCCGCTCATCACGAGGCTTCATGGCTCGCAGTCAAGGCAAACGCCGGGTCAAGGTATTAACCGTAGGCAATGTCGTCGTTGAGTTCAAGGTGGGCTACATTCTCAATGGGGTCTCTCAGCAGAAGCGGAAAGGCAAGCGGAAAGCCGGTCAACGGGGGCCATCCCAGGGACAGGGATTCTATCCCCTGCTGCGTTGGTTGGGACTGGAAGAGCAAGTCAGTCCCCTGGTTTGGAGCGTGGTTGCAGCGGCAGGGATGCTGTCGAGGTCCTTTGCGCAAGCGACTGAGCAGTTGCAGCAATGGGGCATTGAGTTGAGTGAGAAACGGGTGGTGCGACTGACCTATGGTTTTGGTCAAATCGGCCTGGCGTTAACCGACCAGTGGCTGGCTCAGTTGCAGCAAGGCCAACTGCCCACTGGCCAGACCTTTGAGGGACAGAGAGTGGGGTTGAGTGTCGATGGCGGGCGCACCCGGTTGCGATACAACAAACGGGGTAGACGACGGGCGACCAAGCGGCGGGGGTATCGGGGGCATTGGCGAGAACCCAAACTATTCACCCTCTATGCCATCGATGAGCAGGGCCAGCGCATCAATACAGTCAAATTACCGGTCATTAATGACGGCACCTTTACCGGTATCGAAGGATTCATGAGCCTGCTGGAGATGTATCTGGTCAAATTGG from Leptodesmis sichuanensis A121 includes:
- a CDS encoding helix-turn-helix domain-containing protein, whose translation is MVTDGSMLEDLTDFIDSNPDARELKRAVAVQMFFKGYQHREIGESIGVSSGFISKWTGIYERLGVLGLKLGYPGSIGYLEPEQRQAVIAWLKRKNYWHLGELQAYIEAEYEVVFGSKQSYYTLFEQAGMSWKKTQPRNPKADPELVEKKPGD
- a CDS encoding transposase produces the protein MEAHRQEIVSGGLVVFFEDECHLLWGDLCGYVWGKTNERIELPITNERLKQTYYGAIDLYTQRCLIQPMEKGNSESTIAFLKYLLAQCPTSRIALIGDGATYHRSQAVKDYLEWVNQGLDESDWKITCLRFAPNNPKQNPIEDIWLQAKRFIREYYHLCQSFNAVKFLFEFVTHRQVFNFAKLFTYGCFSQLI